A genomic window from Ruminiclostridium cellulolyticum H10 includes:
- a CDS encoding IS3 family transposase (programmed frameshift) has protein sequence MAKYSFEFKKQIVKAYLNGEGGYEYLAKQYDIPSFNNIKKWVLNYNAFGDEGLVRSRKQKKYSFEYKLHVVELYLTSEVSYQELAIQEGIRNPALIVKWVNDFRIAGPDALRPKKKGRKKPLSLKRKVTDTNATESIIVDTSAEYVKQLEDELLKLRIENAYLKELRRLRLEEENSSEKAARIVYSLRGDFKLKDILAVVGFPKATYMYWQKRFDRENPDKELEDKILEIHENNKNYGYRRMYGELRNQEFIVNKKKVQRIMQKLSLQVTSFTRKSRKYSSYKGKVGTVAPNRIRRRFNTHIPHQKITTDTTEFKYYEVDSKGHMTMHKLYLDPFMDMYNSEIVSFGIDKHPSAVNIMSALNKAIEITSDCPYRRTFHSDQGWAYQMKVYSHRLKEERIFQSMSRKGNCHDNSVMENFFGLLKQEIYYGVVYYSYEDLKNAIERYIKYYNEQRIKEKLGWLSPAQYRLRLLAA, from the exons ATGGCTAAATATTCTTTTGAATTTAAGAAACAAATTGTAAAAGCCTATCTAAATGGAGAAGGAGGATACGAGTATCTTGCAAAGCAGTATGATATCCCCTCGTTTAACAACATTAAGAAATGGGTCCTTAATTATAATGCTTTTGGCGACGAAGGTTTGGTGCGTTCTCGCAAACAAAAAAAATACTCTTTCGAATATAAACTTCATGTTGTAGAATTATATTTAACAAGTGAGGTTTCATATCAAGAGTTAGCTATTCAAGAAGGAATTCGTAATCCTGCACTGATTGTTAAGTGGGTGAACGATTTTCGGATTGCTGGTCCGGATGCTTTGAGACCTAAGAAGAAAGGTCGGAAGAAACCATTGAGCCTAAAAAGAAAAGTAACAGATACCAATGCAACTGAATCAATTATTGTTGATACTAGTGCTGAATATGTTAAACAGCTTGAAGATGAACTTTTAAAGTTACGTATAGAGAATGCCTATTTAAAAGAACTGAGGAGGCTGCGTTTAGAGGAGGAAA ACTCTTCTGAAAAAGCAGCGAGAATCGTCTACAGCCTCCGAGGAGATTTCAAACTAAAAGACATTCTCGCAGTAGTAGGCTTTCCTAAAGCAACATATATGTATTGGCAGAAAAGATTTGATAGAGAGAATCCAGACAAAGAACTGGAAGATAAGATATTGGAGATTCATGAGAATAATAAGAATTATGGATATCGTCGTATGTATGGTGAACTCAGGAATCAAGAATTTATAGTAAACAAGAAGAAAGTACAGCGAATTATGCAAAAGCTTAGTCTTCAAGTTACTTCTTTTACCAGAAAAAGTCGCAAGTACAGTTCTTATAAGGGAAAAGTTGGAACAGTTGCACCTAACAGAATCCGTAGACGTTTCAATACTCATATTCCACACCAGAAGATTACAACTGATACAACAGAGTTTAAATACTACGAAGTTGATTCCAAGGGACATATGACAATGCATAAGCTTTACCTGGATCCTTTTATGGATATGTACAATAGTGAAATAGTAAGTTTCGGTATTGATAAACATCCATCTGCAGTAAATATTATGAGTGCACTTAATAAAGCTATTGAAATCACATCTGATTGTCCTTATAGAAGAACATTCCATTCAGATCAAGGTTGGGCTTATCAGATGAAAGTATACTCACATCGTCTCAAAGAAGAACGGATTTTTCAAAGTATGTCTAGAAAAGGTAACTGCCATGATAATTCAGTAATGGAAAACTTCTTTGGTCTGCTAAAACAAGAGATATACTATGGAGTTGTGTACTACAGCTACGAGGACTTAAAAAATGCAATAGAACGATACATAAAGTATTATAACGAGCAAAGAATTAAAGAGAAACTAGGATGGCTGAGTCCTGCTCAATACAGACTTAGGCTCTTGGCTGCATAA